The Halomonas sp. KG2 genome contains a region encoding:
- the dksA gene encoding RNA polymerase-binding protein DksA, translating into MQPDITQSVTARTDSGAEFPDAKKAEEALLLASSEDEYMNAAQLAFFRRRLLNERAELEAHLSEVKTAIASHERDSDEADQASFEEELRLSLRQADRESRLITNIDAALQRIENGEYGFCEETGEPIGLQRLLFRPTAKLCIEAKERQERKEHHFRKARGE; encoded by the coding sequence TTGCAACCCGATATCACTCAGTCAGTAACTGCCAGAACAGACAGTGGCGCTGAATTCCCAGATGCAAAAAAAGCTGAGGAGGCTCTGCTGTTGGCCTCATCAGAGGACGAGTACATGAATGCCGCGCAGCTTGCTTTTTTTCGTCGGCGGCTTTTAAACGAGCGAGCGGAACTTGAAGCGCATTTAAGCGAGGTGAAAACGGCTATCGCCTCTCATGAGAGGGATAGCGACGAGGCTGACCAGGCCTCGTTTGAGGAGGAGCTGCGGTTGTCACTTCGCCAAGCAGATCGCGAAAGTCGGTTGATCACTAATATCGATGCAGCCTTACAGCGCATCGAAAATGGCGAATACGGCTTCTGTGAAGAAACTGGCGAGCCAATTGGTCTTCAACGGCTACTTTTTCGTCCCACGGCAAAGCTTTGCATTGAGGCAAAGGAGCGCCAGGAGCGTAAAGAGCACCATTTCCGCAAGGCACGGGGGGAGTGA
- a CDS encoding DUF1826 domain-containing protein → MPTPHSHQAVSWRLPQHAALDTDISVLPRIFEEQINIAILHRALPADVALSANAQSQTSRDWQYAWLGSPTDDFKNDLRRKLPEPSAGDALVDDIATAAEAIAFLFDTDTVGIRLRLLTAAMCPRFHCDNLPVRLVTTYVGPGSEWLPENALNRAGLGAPTPDRPEIISDPSAIQRLHAGDIALLKGSGWVGCEEHGLVHRSPSLEAGQKRLLLTIDPA, encoded by the coding sequence ATGCCCACTCCACACTCTCATCAAGCAGTCTCTTGGCGACTACCACAACACGCCGCACTGGATACCGACATCAGCGTGCTTCCGCGTATATTTGAAGAGCAGATTAACATCGCTATTCTGCACCGCGCTCTGCCCGCCGATGTGGCGCTTAGCGCAAACGCACAGAGCCAGACATCGCGCGACTGGCAGTACGCATGGCTTGGCAGCCCGACAGATGACTTTAAAAATGACTTGCGTCGCAAGCTACCAGAGCCCTCAGCAGGAGATGCGCTGGTTGACGATATCGCAACCGCTGCTGAAGCCATCGCATTCCTGTTTGATACCGATACCGTGGGCATTCGTCTACGCTTATTAACAGCGGCGATGTGCCCACGTTTTCACTGCGACAACTTGCCGGTACGTTTAGTGACCACCTATGTCGGCCCGGGTAGCGAATGGTTACCTGAAAATGCGCTTAATCGCGCGGGGCTGGGTGCGCCAACACCTGATCGCCCAGAGATTATCAGCGACCCAAGCGCCATTCAGCGGTTGCATGCCGGTGATATCGCGTTGCTAAAAGGCAGCGGTTGGGTGGGCTGTGAAGAGCATGGCTTAGTGCACCGCAGCCCCTCTTTGGAGGCAGGTCAAAAGCGGCTATTGCTAACGATAGACCCCGCTTGA
- a CDS encoding inorganic diphosphatase gives MDNKLLLAGVISISMLTSTAYAESLGNLAFSDTTPYTSDMTLKDDFTIAGDDDLMAMDAINSNGYANAIIEIPTGTSAKWEVSKEDPNAVYWEYKDGEPRIVNYLGYPGNYGAIPGTALPKELGGDGDPLDVIVLGQALPRGEVVDVRVIGVLKMLDDGEQDDKLVAVLTQDSPFAHIESMQQLDSEFPGVSQIVDIWFANYKGPDGGMEGLGFEDAESALAVLAAAAENFSATQ, from the coding sequence ATGGATAACAAACTACTGCTGGCAGGTGTAATAAGCATCTCGATGTTAACGTCGACGGCGTATGCTGAGTCATTAGGCAATCTAGCCTTTTCTGACACAACGCCCTATACCTCAGACATGACCCTAAAAGATGATTTCACCATTGCCGGTGATGACGATTTAATGGCGATGGATGCCATTAACAGCAACGGTTATGCCAACGCCATTATCGAAATACCCACAGGCACGTCTGCCAAATGGGAAGTTAGCAAAGAGGACCCGAACGCGGTTTATTGGGAGTATAAAGACGGCGAGCCGCGCATTGTAAATTACCTGGGTTATCCAGGCAATTATGGCGCCATTCCGGGTACTGCCCTGCCCAAAGAACTAGGCGGTGACGGTGACCCACTCGATGTCATCGTCTTAGGCCAAGCGTTACCGCGCGGTGAAGTCGTTGATGTACGTGTTATTGGCGTTTTAAAAATGTTAGACGACGGCGAGCAAGACGACAAACTGGTGGCAGTACTTACCCAGGATTCACCGTTTGCCCATATTGAAAGCATGCAGCAACTCGATAGTGAGTTCCCTGGTGTTAGCCAGATTGTTGATATCTGGTTCGCGAATTACAAAGGCCCTGACGGTGGTATGGAAGGTCTTGGGTTTGAAGACGCCGAGTCAGCGTTAGCCGTACTAGCAGCAGCTGCTGAGAATTTTTCAGCCACGCAATAA
- a CDS encoding S-ribosylhomocysteine lyase: protein MTEKKMNVESFNLDHTKVKAPYVRLADIKEGQNGDRIHKYDLRICQPNKEHMEMPALHSLEHLMAEMSRNHTDKVVDISPMGCQTGFYIAMINHDDYDGVLSIIEQTLNDVLTATEVPACNEMQCGWAASHSLEGAQALAKGLLAKRSEWTDVFA from the coding sequence ATGACTGAAAAGAAAATGAACGTCGAAAGCTTTAACTTGGACCATACCAAGGTAAAAGCACCTTACGTGCGTTTGGCCGATATTAAAGAAGGCCAAAATGGCGACCGTATCCACAAGTATGATCTGCGTATTTGTCAGCCCAACAAAGAGCACATGGAGATGCCTGCGCTGCACTCCCTGGAGCATCTGATGGCTGAAATGTCGCGTAATCACACCGATAAAGTGGTTGATATCAGCCCGATGGGTTGCCAAACCGGTTTTTATATCGCGATGATTAACCACGACGATTATGACGGCGTGCTAAGCATTATCGAGCAAACGCTCAACGATGTGCTGACTGCCACGGAAGTACCCGCCTGTAATGAGATGCAGTGCGGCTGGGCCGCCAGTCACAGCCTGGAAGGTGCCCAAGCGCTAGCCAAAGGCTTGCTGGCTAAGCGCAGTGAGTGGACTGACGTATTTGCTTAA
- a CDS encoding antibiotic biosynthesis monooxygenase has translation MSEKIYCIASFKPKAGKEEAVFKALQSLEPNTHREDACIHYTVTRQIDNPFAQGTSHPIVFHEIWASREEFEAHCQRKEIQDFFAKHVESPDGDIEDANVCVYTDEPWNFDAPKV, from the coding sequence ATGTCGGAAAAAATTTACTGTATCGCCAGCTTTAAGCCCAAAGCGGGAAAAGAAGAAGCGGTATTTAAAGCGCTGCAGTCTTTAGAGCCAAACACCCATCGCGAAGATGCTTGTATTCACTACACTGTGACTCGGCAAATCGACAATCCGTTTGCCCAGGGCACTAGCCACCCGATCGTGTTTCATGAAATCTGGGCCAGCCGAGAAGAGTTTGAAGCCCACTGTCAGCGCAAAGAGATACAAGATTTTTTCGCTAAGCACGTCGAGTCACCCGACGGCGATATTGAAGATGCCAACGTGTGTGTTTATACCGACGAGCCGTGGAATTTCGACGCTCCCAAGGTGTGA
- a CDS encoding haloacid dehalogenase type II, which translates to MQPVLAFDVYGTLIDTQGVTVELERRLSDAAIAGDFAKRWREKQLEYSFRHGLMGAYVPFSECIREALVFTDRAMQSGLSDNDHDHLMAVYAELPAFPDVLPALDQLRDAGIRRVAFSNGTQEAVTKLLARAGVENHMDAVVSVDDVKRFKPDPAVYAYLRACLEARPEHTWLISSNPFDVIGATHAGLHSAWVRRHPDAPFDPWGGEPDMTVPDLEMLAERMSR; encoded by the coding sequence ATGCAACCGGTACTTGCTTTTGATGTATACGGCACGCTCATTGATACCCAAGGGGTAACGGTTGAGCTGGAGCGCCGCCTCAGTGACGCAGCCATCGCTGGGGATTTTGCTAAGCGCTGGCGGGAAAAACAGCTGGAATACAGCTTTCGCCATGGTTTGATGGGAGCCTATGTGCCGTTTTCGGAGTGTATCCGGGAGGCATTAGTGTTCACTGATCGTGCGATGCAAAGCGGTCTTTCTGATAATGACCATGACCACTTAATGGCGGTTTATGCAGAGTTACCTGCATTCCCAGATGTGCTGCCTGCCCTAGATCAACTACGTGATGCTGGAATTCGCCGCGTGGCGTTTTCTAACGGCACTCAAGAAGCTGTCACTAAGCTACTGGCCCGCGCAGGCGTGGAAAACCACATGGATGCGGTGGTAAGTGTTGATGACGTTAAGCGCTTCAAGCCTGATCCTGCGGTATACGCTTACTTACGCGCATGTTTAGAAGCACGCCCAGAACATACCTGGCTGATTTCCAGTAATCCTTTTGATGTGATTGGAGCAACGCATGCAGGTTTACATAGCGCCTGGGTGCGCCGTCACCCTGATGCGCCCTTCGACCCCTGGGGAGGAGAGCCGGATATGACAGTGCCTGATTTGGAAATGCTGGCTGAACGAATGAGCCGTTAG
- a CDS encoding aspartate aminotransferase family protein, with amino-acid sequence MSLHQDLIERDRKVTFHASTHLRDFAHGDLPGRVITGGKGINIVDKDGREFIDGFAGLYCVNIGYGRTEVAEAIYKQALELSYYHTYVGHSNEPQIELSERILKIAGMNMSKVYYGMSGSDANETQLKIVRYYNNVLGRPQKKKVISRMRGYHGSGIASGSLTGLKAFHDHFDLPIDTIRHTEAPHYYLRAAEQHGMTELEFSAYCAEKLEAMILEEGPDTVAAFIGEPVLGTGGIVPPPEGYWDAIQAVLNKYDVLLIADEVVCGFGRTGSDFGSHHYNMKPDLVTIAKGLTSAYQPLSGVIVGDKVWKVLEQGTGEFGPIGHGWTYSGHALGCAAGLANLDIIERENLVGNSAETGGYFQQQLKATFEGHPLLGDVRGVGLMAALEFSPDAKQRLHFDPALKVGPRVAAAAMEENLIARAMPQGDILGFAPPLTINRGEVDEMIGRAKRAIDRVTDELVRSGDLKTGEQEAAFTI; translated from the coding sequence GATCGAACGCGACCGTAAAGTCACTTTTCACGCCTCTACGCACCTGCGCGACTTCGCCCACGGCGATTTGCCGGGTCGTGTTATCACTGGCGGTAAAGGTATTAATATCGTAGATAAAGATGGCCGTGAGTTTATCGACGGCTTTGCGGGCCTTTACTGCGTCAATATCGGCTATGGCCGCACTGAAGTTGCTGAAGCGATCTATAAGCAAGCGCTAGAGCTTTCTTATTACCACACCTATGTAGGCCACTCGAACGAGCCGCAGATTGAGCTTTCTGAGCGTATTCTGAAAATCGCTGGCATGAACATGTCCAAGGTGTATTACGGCATGTCAGGCTCTGATGCGAATGAAACACAGCTCAAAATAGTACGTTACTACAACAACGTGCTGGGGCGTCCGCAGAAGAAAAAAGTGATCTCGCGTATGCGTGGTTACCACGGTTCCGGCATCGCCTCTGGTTCGCTAACCGGTCTTAAAGCGTTCCACGACCATTTTGACCTGCCAATCGACACCATTCGCCACACTGAAGCGCCGCACTACTATCTGCGCGCGGCAGAACAGCACGGTATGACAGAACTTGAGTTTTCTGCCTACTGTGCCGAGAAATTAGAGGCAATGATTCTGGAAGAAGGCCCCGACACCGTCGCAGCATTTATCGGTGAGCCGGTGCTGGGTACCGGTGGTATCGTACCGCCGCCAGAAGGCTATTGGGATGCGATTCAAGCAGTGCTGAACAAGTATGACGTGCTATTGATAGCCGACGAAGTCGTGTGTGGCTTTGGCCGTACCGGCTCGGACTTCGGTAGCCACCACTACAACATGAAGCCTGATTTGGTCACCATTGCTAAAGGGCTAACCAGCGCGTACCAGCCGCTTTCTGGCGTGATTGTTGGCGACAAAGTATGGAAAGTGCTTGAGCAGGGTACTGGCGAGTTTGGTCCTATCGGTCATGGCTGGACCTATTCAGGTCACGCACTAGGCTGTGCCGCAGGCCTTGCCAATTTGGATATTATCGAGCGCGAAAACCTAGTGGGTAACTCTGCTGAAACTGGCGGCTACTTCCAGCAGCAGCTCAAGGCCACCTTTGAAGGTCACCCGTTGCTTGGCGACGTACGCGGTGTTGGCCTAATGGCCGCTCTAGAGTTCTCACCAGACGCCAAACAGCGCCTGCATTTCGACCCGGCGTTGAAAGTTGGCCCGCGTGTTGCAGCAGCGGCAATGGAAGAAAACCTGATCGCCCGTGCGATGCCTCAAGGCGATATTCTAGGCTTTGCACCGCCACTGACCATTAACCGTGGTGAAGTTGACGAAATGATTGGTCGCGCCAAGCGTGCCATTGATCGCGTGACGGATGAGCTGGTGCGTTCCGGTGATCTTAAAACTGGTGAGCAAGAAGCGGCCTTTACGATTTAA